A single genomic interval of Helianthus annuus cultivar XRQ/B chromosome 6, HanXRQr2.0-SUNRISE, whole genome shotgun sequence harbors:
- the LOC110893604 gene encoding uncharacterized protein LOC110893604 produces the protein MSDGNNDNPVQTSTEQMKEIIAEEVGKGIEGSLSGFIDKIQSTVLSLVEERVKRLEDSVNLMKEKTGDRKGCSYKEFMACKPPIYNGEVDPIICQRWISDVEGVFERTHCDIGDFVAYGTGQLRGQAKDWWDNKKKEIGAEAARVMTWDEFKLRFCDELVTTEEQKIYYYYNMLSAEYREFMTPSKYETLTEIINTAREREIELKKQVERGKRRAQDVNPSPTKKARTAESGKKVETKGGSPSCKVCGKGHKGECRFKDKPCPVCGKTGHTASLCPGKVSVCYKCYQPGHKKSECPELVGKRDTKESPTEAPKAKARSFQLTAAEAKTEPDVVSEVEIGDNKSFIVCDICRSCKLNIDDEEYLIDLIPMSMGGFQVVVGMDWLSQHHAKVVCFRKEIKLTSPSGKHVTIYGEKGGNPIICSMMKAHKLMKHGCKAFMIYANEPEKELSKIGDVPVVCDFEDVFPDDLPGMPPEREVEFGIESGRKTRS, from the exons atgtctGATGGAAACAATGATAATCCGGTGCAAacaagcaccgaacaaatgaaagaaatAATTGCCGAAGAAGTAGGGAAGGGAATTGAAGGTAGTCTATCCGGGTTTATAGACAAAATTCAAAGCACGGTGTTGTCGCTTGTCGAAGAGCGAGTTAAAAGGTTGGAGGATAGTGTCAACCTTATGAAGGAGAAAACGGGAGATCGTAAAGGGTGCTCATATAAAGAATTTATGGCGTGCAAACCGCCAATCTATAATGGGGAAGTTGACCCGATAATCTGCCAAAGATGGATAAGTGACGTCGAAGGAGTGTTTGAACGGACCCATTGTGACATAGGTGACTTTGTTGCTTACGGAACGGGTCAATTGAGGGGTCAAGCCAAAGATTGGTGGGACAATAAAAAGAAGGAAATAGGAGCCGAAGCGGCAAGggtcatgacttgggatgagtttaag CTGAGATTCTGTGACGAGTTAGTCACCACGGAAGAGCAGAAGATATACTACTATTACAACATGCTGAGTGCTGAATAccgggagtttatgactccctcAAAATATGAAACTCTCACAGAAATCATCAACACCGCCCGGGAGCGGGAAATCGAGTTAAAGAAACAAGTTGAAAGGGGCAAGCGAAGGGCACAggatgtgaatccaagccctacaaagaaagctAGAACTGCTGAATCAGGGAAGAAAGTGGAGACTaaaggcgggtcgccaagttgcaAAGTATGTGGAAAGGGGCACAAAGGTGAGTGCCGCTTCAAAGACAAGCCGTGTCCGGTATGTGGGAAGACGGGGCACACTGCATCGCTGTGTCCCGGAAAGGTTTCCGTCTGTTACAAATGTTATCAACCCGGCCACAAAAAGTCCGAATGCCCCgaattggttgggaagagagacACAAAAGAGTCTCCAACGGAAGCTCCAAAGGCAAAGGCTAGGTCCTTTCAACTTACTGCGGCTGAAGCAAAgacagaacccgatgtggtctcag aagttgaaataggggacaACAAAAGCTTCATAGTTTGTGATATTTGTCGAAGTTGTAAATTAAACATTGATGATGAAGAATACTTAATAGACCtaatcccgatgtcaatgggGGGATTTCAAGTAgttgttgggatggattggctgtctcAGCACCACGCGAAGGTCGTGTGTTTCCGTAAGGAAATAAAGCTAACATCTCCTAGTGGAAAGCACGTTACAATTTATGGCGAAAAGGGAGGCAATCCTATAATATGCTCAAtgatgaaagctcacaagctCATGAAGCATGGATGTAAAGCGTTTATGATATATGCAAATGAGCCCGAGAAAGAACTATCGAAGATTGGAGACGTACCTGTGGTATGTGATTTTGAAGACGTATTTCCGGACGATTTACCGGGAATGCCGCCCGAGCGAGAGGTGGAGTTCGGAATCGAATCCGGGCGCAAAACCCGTAGCTAA